A single window of Nicotiana tomentosiformis chromosome 1, ASM39032v3, whole genome shotgun sequence DNA harbors:
- the LOC104094341 gene encoding uncharacterized protein isoform X1, protein MGSRLGRRVVNFANLPIKLLMPSSFSNITEISLKTIPSASKIEIKRVLESLYGFEVEKVQTLNMDGKKKKRGGLLIAKPDYKKAYVTLKNPLSISRDLYPIRMIEEEKKNMSKKSKSSIVEDDEPKKMHWLDEKRDTRSSSERRFSRGRDRERGGERSSDVGAAAAKFPWSSMRSYAPSWQYFVSVDTYVIGHDERK, encoded by the exons ATGGGAAGTCGATTAGGAAGAAGAGTTGTAAACTTCGCTAATCTTCCGATTAAGCTTCTCATGCCTTCCTCTTTCTCCAACATCACTGAGATCTCCCTCAAAACCATTCCCTCTGCTTCCAAG ATTGAGATAAAGAGGGTATTGGAGTCATTGTACGGCTTTGAAGTTGAAAAGGTCCAAACTTTAAACATGGatggaaagaagaagaagagaggcgGGCTATTAATTGCTAAACCAGACTACAAAAAAGCTTATGttacacttaagaaccctttgtCTATATCGAGGGATCTTTATCCTATACGAATGATcgaagaggaaaagaaaaatatgagCAAGAAATCTAAGTCTAGCATTGTTGAGGATGACGAGCCTAAGAAGATGCATTGGCTTGACGAGAAGAGAGACACGAGGAGTAGTTCAGAGAGGAGATTCAGTCGTGGTCGTGATCGTGAACGTGGTGGTGAACGTTCTTCGGATGTTGGTGCTGCAGCAGCAAAGTTCCCTTGGAGCAGTATGAGGTCTTATGCTCCTAG CTGGCAGTATTTTGTTTCTGTGGATACCTATGTGATTGGTCATGATGAGAGGAAATGA
- the LOC104094341 gene encoding uncharacterized protein isoform X2 — MGSRLGRRVVNFANLPIKLLMPSSFSNITEISLKTIPSASKIEIKRVLESLYGFEVEKVQTLNMDGKKKKRGGLLIAKPDYKKAYVTLKNPLSISRDLYPIRMIEEEKKNMSKKSKSSIVEDDEPKKMHWLDEKRDTRSSSERRFSRGRDRERGGERSSDVGAAAAKFPWSSMRSYAPSILFLWIPM; from the exons ATGGGAAGTCGATTAGGAAGAAGAGTTGTAAACTTCGCTAATCTTCCGATTAAGCTTCTCATGCCTTCCTCTTTCTCCAACATCACTGAGATCTCCCTCAAAACCATTCCCTCTGCTTCCAAG ATTGAGATAAAGAGGGTATTGGAGTCATTGTACGGCTTTGAAGTTGAAAAGGTCCAAACTTTAAACATGGatggaaagaagaagaagagaggcgGGCTATTAATTGCTAAACCAGACTACAAAAAAGCTTATGttacacttaagaaccctttgtCTATATCGAGGGATCTTTATCCTATACGAATGATcgaagaggaaaagaaaaatatgagCAAGAAATCTAAGTCTAGCATTGTTGAGGATGACGAGCCTAAGAAGATGCATTGGCTTGACGAGAAGAGAGACACGAGGAGTAGTTCAGAGAGGAGATTCAGTCGTGGTCGTGATCGTGAACGTGGTGGTGAACGTTCTTCGGATGTTGGTGCTGCAGCAGCAAAGTTCCCTTGGAGCAGTATGAGGTCTTATGCTCCTAG TATTTTGTTTCTGTGGATACCTATGTGA
- the LOC104094341 gene encoding uncharacterized protein isoform X3, producing MGSRLGRRVVNFANLPIKLLMPSSFSNITEISLKTIPSASKIEIKRVLESLYGFEVEKVQTLNMDGKKKKRGGLLIAKPDYKKAYVTLKNPLSISRDLYPIRMIEEEKKNMSKKSKSSIVEDDEPKKMHWLDEKRDTRSSSERRFSRGRDRERGGERSSDVGAAAAKFPWSSMRSYAPSL from the exons ATGGGAAGTCGATTAGGAAGAAGAGTTGTAAACTTCGCTAATCTTCCGATTAAGCTTCTCATGCCTTCCTCTTTCTCCAACATCACTGAGATCTCCCTCAAAACCATTCCCTCTGCTTCCAAG ATTGAGATAAAGAGGGTATTGGAGTCATTGTACGGCTTTGAAGTTGAAAAGGTCCAAACTTTAAACATGGatggaaagaagaagaagagaggcgGGCTATTAATTGCTAAACCAGACTACAAAAAAGCTTATGttacacttaagaaccctttgtCTATATCGAGGGATCTTTATCCTATACGAATGATcgaagaggaaaagaaaaatatgagCAAGAAATCTAAGTCTAGCATTGTTGAGGATGACGAGCCTAAGAAGATGCATTGGCTTGACGAGAAGAGAGACACGAGGAGTAGTTCAGAGAGGAGATTCAGTCGTGGTCGTGATCGTGAACGTGGTGGTGAACGTTCTTCGGATGTTGGTGCTGCAGCAGCAAAGTTCCCTTGGAGCAGTATGAGGTCTTATGCTCCTAG TCTGTGA
- the LOC104094341 gene encoding uncharacterized protein isoform X4: MGSRLGRRVVNFANLPIKLLMPSSFSNITEISLKTIPSASKIEIKRVLESLYGFEVEKVQTLNMDGKKKKRGGLLIAKPDYKKAYVTLKNPLSISRDLYPIRMIEEEKKNMSKKSKSSIVEDDEPKKMHWLDEKRDTRSSSERRFSRGRDRERGGERSSDVGAAAAKFPWSSMRSYAPR; the protein is encoded by the exons ATGGGAAGTCGATTAGGAAGAAGAGTTGTAAACTTCGCTAATCTTCCGATTAAGCTTCTCATGCCTTCCTCTTTCTCCAACATCACTGAGATCTCCCTCAAAACCATTCCCTCTGCTTCCAAG ATTGAGATAAAGAGGGTATTGGAGTCATTGTACGGCTTTGAAGTTGAAAAGGTCCAAACTTTAAACATGGatggaaagaagaagaagagaggcgGGCTATTAATTGCTAAACCAGACTACAAAAAAGCTTATGttacacttaagaaccctttgtCTATATCGAGGGATCTTTATCCTATACGAATGATcgaagaggaaaagaaaaatatgagCAAGAAATCTAAGTCTAGCATTGTTGAGGATGACGAGCCTAAGAAGATGCATTGGCTTGACGAGAAGAGAGACACGAGGAGTAGTTCAGAGAGGAGATTCAGTCGTGGTCGTGATCGTGAACGTGGTGGTGAACGTTCTTCGGATGTTGGTGCTGCAGCAGCAAAGTTCCCTTGGAGCAGTATGAGGTCTTATGCTCCTAGGTAG